ATGGTCCGAATTGAACGCAGGCTTCAACGATTCCAGTCTCGATTCTGGCAACGAGGAAGCTTTGTCACGTGAGCCTGCAATAAAATAATGCATTTGTACGTTTCATACGTGCCTACAGCCTACCGGTTCTACCTAACACGCCTCACATGTGACGTGCACGTACCTATcctacaactctctctctctctctctctctatatatatatatatatatatatatatatatagagagagagagagagagagagagagggtttgtGAGATGGCGTAGTGATGCATGAACGTGAGAAGATTCTTCGTCTCCATCGAAACTGTGGCCGCATGCAACGTGCAAATAATTGCTGCTATTATATTTGACATATACTCCCCTCCACCAAACTCTTTTGACAGTCGACGGATGCGTCCTTGACTCGACGTCtcacccaccaccaccaccattcaAGTCTCCCAGCTTCGTGGTCCCCATGGAGGACAGTCCCATGCAAGCCAGTAAGGAGGTGGTCTGCATCGTGCAGAgcatctctttctttcttctcgtCAAGCGTTTGGTGGGCGAAGCCATTAACGCCCACGTTGTAGTTCGATGATTGGGGAAGGACTAAGGAGAATGAAACCAAATTTTTTTGGCCTAATTTAGGTCAGGTTCCAATCGAAGAGGGGAGTAATTAAGATGGGTTAAACCACCTCTTGATTATTCATATATTTATTAAAGTCAATTTATATTCCTATCAATTCAACTTCAAAATATAGAAATTTATGCTTTGCCTATTAATatgtttttatattattattattattattattaatgaagTAAATGAATCACGAGACTGTGCTTCTTTTACTCGGGTGATAGCTCACAGATCACCATCTCACGACGCAGAAGAAACGAGGGAGAAAGCAATTGATATGACTGAGCCAACGAATGATGGCCTCTTACCAAACCCATGTGACCTCAACGGTGGGCTTCCAATGGAACCTTTTCCTTTGGCTTCTATTTTCTGATCTCACATCAGATCCGATGTTAGATGAGTATTTCGTTAAAAAGCGTGCATTATGATCTCCTATCATAGTGACCGTTCGATATCTCATCGACGGTTACGGTAGTACGTAGAAGAGTGGATCCGCAAGATCGGATTCTGAAGATCTCGCACGAATCACGGGGTTATTGAGCTTCACATCCGCCGTCGGCTTCTCGGCACCGACGCTTCCGCACGTGATGGCACGTGCCATCGCCATTTATATGGAGAACGAAACCCCTCCCTCCCGAGGAAACCATCGCGCTCTTGCTCGtcacttctccctcttcttcttcttggatctGGTTTttgtgtggagagagagagagagagaggaggaatggCGAAGGAGTCGTCGTCGATCCCGTGCACGCCATTGCTGAAGGATGAGCTCGACATCGTGATCCCGACGATACGGAACCTAGATTTCCTGGAGATGTGGCGGCCTTTCTTCCTGCCGTACCACCTCATCATCGTGCAGGACGGGGACCCGAGCAAGACGATCAAGGTGCCGGAGGGGTTCGACTACGAGCTCTACAACCGAAACGACATCAACCGCATCCTGGGCCCCAAGTCCGCCTGCATCTCCTTCAAGGACTCCGCCTGCCGCTGCTTCGGCTACATGGTCTCCAAGAAGAAGTACATCTACACCATCGACGACGACTGCTTCGTGAGTCTTCTGCCTCTTCCTTTCTTTTCAGATCTGGAGTTTTTTGAGTGAGAGCCAGGGGAGTTTGGATCTGAGAGAAAAAGTGTGATTTTTGTCCCCTCCCCTTCCTGATTTATCGGATTTAGGGATTTCGTGCTTCGACTTcgttttttctttcatttactcGTTGTTTTCGACTTCGTAGCTTTGCCTGAATGCAAGATTTGTTTGACCTGCAGAAACAACATCGAGTCACATCTATTCCTTAATCCTCTGTTTCTTCTTCTTGTGGTGATTCTCATACTCTGTATGCCAGATGCAAGTTTAatgttcaaaataatatttttagcacACTAATTTTATATTAGATCTCACTGTATGGATCACAAGCTGTTCTATAGCCTGATCTGGCCAGATCCTGATCAGAACAGGTCAAACTTACTGAGCTGCATCCATTTACTTCCATAGATTTCGCCACTCCCACTGGTTGCCAACCTTTAATGTATTATGCAAGTCAAATGATGACTTCATCATGAATTCATCATCTGTTTGTTGCTTTTTTTGTTCATCTCATTTTTTATCATCTGATTGTGTGATCAAATGGCAATTTAATATCTGAACTTGGACTATTAAAATTAGGATCCATGCTTTCTGGATCTCgttggaaaaataaaataaaatggtgaATCAATCATGCCAACTGAGGTTTGTGGCCTAAGGATACAACTATATTATAGATAGGTTCCTTATAGAATAATCCAAATAAACTCTGATTAGATATATGCCCATGTTTATTGGTAGCCCTTTCTTTCACTTTCTATGTTGTAACCACACTAGGTGGTAAATAGTGTGCACAAGTGCTACCTAGGATTGTATACCTCAACCTGTGGAAGGTCACCAGGATCGTGGCGTGTTCACTGGTGGTTGTCCTTGGGTTTAATTCTAAACCATAGTATTTGATGTTCTCAATCAGGTTGCCAAAGATCCCACTGGTAAGGAGATCAATGCACTTGAACAGCACATAAAGAATCTCCTTTCCCCTGCCACTCCACACTTCTTCAACACCTTGTATGATCCCTACCGAGAAGGAGCAGACTTTGTTCGTGGGTATCCTTTCAGCCTCCGGGAAGGTGCTCGAACAGCTGTTTCTCATGGTCTTTGGCTCAATATTCCTGACTATGATGCTCCCACTCAGCTCGTCAAGCCTCGCGAGAGGAACACAAGGTACAGCGTCCGGTGACAAAGATCTAAATTGTTGATTGTTTGCTGAACATTTTCTCAGTGTTGCTGACCGTCCTCTGCCTTTTCTTGTCAGGTATGTTGATGCGGTTCTTACCATACCAAAGGGAACATTGTTTCCTATGTGTGGAATGAACCTGGCCTTTGACCGTGAGCTGATTGGCCCTGCAATGTACTTTGGACTTATGGGTGATGGCCAGCCGATTGGGCGCTACGATGACATGTGGGCTGGATGGTGTACTAAGGTCAGCCATTATGTTTTTCTATTAGATAGATCAGTCTTTTAAATAATCTCATCGGACTAGACTTATGGTGGATCAATCTTAGCATCAGAACTTCAGTATGTTTCAATTTTGTATGTTCTTTACACTAGATGAAGTGTACGTCTAGAGCTAAGATACTCTACTAAGCAACTCTAGTTCTGAATTGTTGATGTTCTAATGTAGGTAATTTGCGATCACTTGGGATTGGGAATTAAGACAGGATTACCTTACATCTGGCACAGCAAGGCCAGCAACCCTTTTGTGAACCTGAAGAAAGAGTACAAAGGTATCTTCTGGCAAGAAGAGCTGATCCCGTTCTTCCAGTCTGCAGTCCTTTCCAAGGAGTGCACCACCGTGCAGAAATGCTACATTGAACTGTCCAAGCAGGTGAGGGAAAAGCTCGGCAAGATCGACCCTTACTTCACCAAGCTTGCAGACGCCATGGTCACATGGATTGAGGCATGGGATGATCTCAACCCACCCAAAGTAGCTGCTGAAGTGCCCAATGGCCCGGCCAAGGGGAAGTAGAGTAGTATATCATATTTATCATTTGCTTTCTCATTAGTGTTGTGAAATGGTGCTCATTATATATTTACCCCTTCAGATTTTTTTCATTTCGCTTAATTATATTCATGTTATATTTTTGCAGTTTGGTACCGCTACCCATTTTCAAACTTTAGTTGACAATAAAATGTTCATCTTTAATGGAATTCTGGTTTATTGTGGTACCTTGGATTCTTTCATCTCCTGACACTGCTTATGCCTGTATGGTTGTGCTGTCCTCATTTCATAGTATCAAACCTAGGATATCTGATGGTGATGAGGTAGATGATGTTTACGTGTATGCCCTTCAAGGAAGTTAGTATTCTTAGTGCCATTCATTGAAAATGAAGCATCAAAGGGCAACACTAGCATCAAAAACTTTCAGGTGGCATTTGACTGTATAGAACAGCATGAAGTATGTTACCCCAAGTAGCCTAGAAAAAAATTCATCACCTTACCTGGTGCACCTGATTGTGGTGAATCATCCGATTGAAGTCGACAAAATTCTTGATTGGTGTTGCTGATCCATGTTGAGAACCACCTAAACTAGTAGCAAAAATCTGATCCCAATGGAAAAGATGTATATCAGTGGAGTTGATAATTAGACAATAATGAGAGCTGTTGAAATCTAATGTTCGTAGAACATAACCGGATACATCAGTTGGCACCAAGACAAAGATCATCAGGTACACCACGGAAGTGTGCTCATGCTTCATGGTTTTGATGGTCAAAGCACAAGCAACTTTTGGTGCCCTCTCCCGCCTCATCTGTTAAGAACTACAAGGCATGTCAGATTCTGTTAGAGAACTTGAACAGGAACCAAGCTCTGGAGCTGCTATTTTAATTTCTTCAGCCAGTTAGTGCATGCATTTATGATATTTGAAACAAATGCAGTAGAGTACGCTCGATTTCTCTGCAGCATGGCAAAACCTTCATGTAGATCCCAGGAGCCTTATACACTCCAGAGGGCAGTCTAATTTACAATGCATTAGACATGGAGATGGGCAGTAAACAGTAAACCTTCGGAGCTAAAAACGACGGGAAGATATGATATTCCcataatggttttttttttccttaagatCAAAATGATGCTATGTACACAGTAAATGTAACGTCCCAGGTGAAACGTTGTGACTACTGAGAGAAGGCCGTTCGGCTGTATCCTTTAGTAGTCTACAGGTAGGGAAGCACGAACCATGGACCATGCCACGGGCCCTCGGAATCACAAGATCAAGTTTCTAAAACTTGAATTGTGGTAGATGTTGTGGATTTGTGGATCTCATGTTTGAAGCAGTGACTGGCACCCGGACAGTAGTACCCTAGGTAAAGATAGCCATCAATGCATGTTGAAAAGATCATGGATCTACTGGATTGACAAGCATGTCAAGCCCTCATGTTATCCAAATGAAAGttcctcttgaattattttgagccATAAAGCCGGCAAAGTGCATCACTCTTCCAGACTGAAGGATGTCTTCAGATGACTAAATCTTGAACCTTCATCACTTGTGGTTGTTTAAAAATCAGTAACCTGCATTTGTCATCAGCTACCGCCAGAACACCAGATTTGGATTCGATTGACGCACACAAGATGCTTCCCTTTGCTGTGGTCGGGATAATAGTAGAGTTAGATTCAAGGTAATGTACTAAACTGAAGGATGTAGTGCAAAATTGAGCAAGACTCACCATACTTGAAGTAAGATATAACCACCAGGTGCGTGGTTCAAAATGGAAACCAACAGTTAACTAGGATGTAAAACAATAATTTTATTCAAATGCTTTAAAGTTGTGCTTCCGAAGATGCATCTCAAAATGAAATATCCATTAAGTGATTGATAACCATTAAAAAAAGGTATCAGGAAGAATTATGAGCATAAAGATTTAATCGATAACATACAGAAACGATCTCAATAGAATTTCAGAAAAATGCAGATTATTGTAGGTTTGTATTAAGTAGCAATAAACATGAACATAAGAAATGCAATGATATCCGACTTACATTTTAGAGAGATCAAGTTGGCCAACTTCTTCCCTGTAGATAATTCCCACTTGTACACAAGACCATCATATGTGCCAATAATCCCGTAATCAGCAGAGGCAACAGCAGAAGAAGCTCTGTGATAATAACAGACTGTTATTAGATGTGCTCAGCAAATACTATACCACATCTCCTAGAAGAACTATATTACTTTCATGATTGATGAAGATCTGCCATTTTTTCTGATAATGATAAATATTACATTGCATCCTGCAGTAACTATTGAGAAATTAGATTAATATGCTGGATATTGAAATTACCTAGGATCCAACACACTCCCCATGATTACCATATTTTTCAGTAAAAGAGCTAGTCTCCACCATCTGTCCGGATGTCTGTTTGGTTCCTTCAACTGATAAGTCACTTGATCTTCTAAACCTGAAGCAGCAGAAACTAGTATCCAAACGGCTATATCTTGTCTCAATGGCAATGGATTTGCAGCATGTTCGGTAACCCAATCATTTGCCTTCAGTATCTCTTGCATGTGCTCCATCTCCTGAGCAGCTGAAAAAATTGTCTCGTCTTTAAAGCCGAAGATACCAATTGGAAGCATCTGAAATATCAAATTGCCTGGGGATGAAAACATAGCCAGGAGAGCACGCTTTGAGATGTCCCTGGAGGAAACCAGATATTCAGCCATAATATTAGGCAAATTGAGTTACAGATCAAACTTTGGCAAAAAAA
The DNA window shown above is from Musa acuminata AAA Group cultivar baxijiao chromosome BXJ2-4, Cavendish_Baxijiao_AAA, whole genome shotgun sequence and carries:
- the LOC135610924 gene encoding UDP-arabinopyranose mutase 1-like: MAKESSSIPCTPLLKDELDIVIPTIRNLDFLEMWRPFFLPYHLIIVQDGDPSKTIKVPEGFDYELYNRNDINRILGPKSACISFKDSACRCFGYMVSKKKYIYTIDDDCFVAKDPTGKEINALEQHIKNLLSPATPHFFNTLYDPYREGADFVRGYPFSLREGARTAVSHGLWLNIPDYDAPTQLVKPRERNTRYVDAVLTIPKGTLFPMCGMNLAFDRELIGPAMYFGLMGDGQPIGRYDDMWAGWCTKVICDHLGLGIKTGLPYIWHSKASNPFVNLKKEYKGIFWQEELIPFFQSAVLSKECTTVQKCYIELSKQVREKLGKIDPYFTKLADAMVTWIEAWDDLNPPKVAAEVPNGPAKGK